In the Arthrobacter sp. 31Y genome, one interval contains:
- a CDS encoding primary-amine oxidase, which translates to MTLQTTPLAATTQAPQGQHPLEQLSAQEIQQARRILAEAGLVAETTRFAYLGLIEPPKATLQGDAADAPRLVRAMLWDAAQSLSLDIRLSLTTGLVLERRELNPQIDGQLPVLLEEFGIIEDILAVDPQWKAALETRGLTPAQVRVAPLSAGVFEYGNEEGKRLLRGLGFRQDHPADHPWAHPIDGLVAFVDVENRRVNHLIDDGPVPVPEVNGNYTDPSIHGELRTDLKPIEITQPEGPSFTLEGNHLSWAGWDLRVGFDAREGLVLHQLHHSHQGRRRPVVHRASISEMVVPYGDPSPYRSWQNYFDSGEYLVGRDANSLKLGCDCLGDITYMSPVVADDFGNPRTIENGICIHEEDAGILWKHTDEWAGSNEVRRNRRLVVSFFTTVGNYDYGFYWYLYLDGTIEFEAKATGIVFTAALPDKDYAYASEIAPGLGAPYHQHLFSARLDMMIDGDTNRVEELDLVRLPKGPENPHGNAFTQKRTALTRESEAIRDADGTKGRVWHISNPDSLNHLGHPVGYTLYPEGNPTLAMADDSSIASRAAFAKHHLWVTQHAEDELYAAGDFVNQHPGGAGLPSYVAQDRDLDGQDLVVWHSFGLTHFPRPEDWPIMPVDTTGFTLKPHGFFDQNPTLNVPSSAAGHCAPAEQNGGSCGH; encoded by the coding sequence ATGACCCTTCAGACCACCCCCTTGGCCGCAACGACGCAGGCTCCTCAGGGGCAGCATCCGCTTGAGCAGCTCTCGGCACAGGAAATTCAGCAAGCCCGCCGGATTCTGGCAGAAGCCGGCCTCGTCGCAGAAACCACCCGCTTCGCTTACCTGGGCCTGATTGAGCCACCCAAGGCCACCCTTCAGGGAGATGCGGCAGATGCCCCACGCCTGGTCAGGGCCATGCTCTGGGACGCCGCGCAGTCGCTTTCCCTGGATATCAGGCTGTCCCTGACCACCGGCTTGGTCCTGGAACGGCGGGAACTCAACCCGCAGATCGATGGCCAATTGCCGGTCCTTCTTGAGGAATTCGGGATCATCGAGGACATTCTGGCCGTGGACCCCCAGTGGAAAGCCGCCCTCGAGACCCGCGGCCTGACCCCGGCCCAGGTCCGCGTCGCTCCCCTCTCCGCAGGTGTCTTCGAGTACGGGAACGAGGAAGGCAAGCGGCTGCTTCGCGGCCTCGGATTCCGCCAGGACCACCCCGCAGACCACCCGTGGGCCCACCCGATTGACGGGTTGGTGGCATTTGTTGATGTGGAGAACCGGCGGGTGAACCACCTCATCGACGACGGCCCTGTTCCGGTACCGGAGGTCAACGGCAATTACACGGACCCTTCCATTCATGGCGAGCTCCGCACGGACCTGAAACCAATCGAGATCACCCAGCCCGAGGGCCCCAGCTTCACGTTGGAGGGCAATCACCTGTCATGGGCAGGCTGGGACCTGCGCGTAGGCTTCGATGCCCGCGAAGGATTGGTACTCCACCAGCTGCACCACTCGCACCAGGGACGGCGCCGCCCGGTGGTTCACCGCGCGTCCATCTCCGAAATGGTGGTCCCCTACGGTGACCCTTCCCCCTACCGCAGTTGGCAGAACTACTTCGATTCCGGCGAGTACCTGGTGGGCCGGGACGCCAACTCCCTCAAGCTTGGCTGCGACTGCCTGGGCGACATCACGTACATGTCCCCTGTGGTGGCCGACGACTTCGGCAACCCCCGCACCATTGAGAACGGCATCTGCATCCACGAGGAAGACGCTGGAATCCTGTGGAAGCACACGGATGAGTGGGCCGGTTCCAACGAGGTCCGGCGCAACCGCAGGCTTGTGGTTTCCTTCTTCACCACCGTGGGCAACTACGATTACGGCTTCTACTGGTACCTCTACTTGGACGGCACCATCGAGTTTGAGGCGAAGGCCACGGGCATTGTGTTCACGGCAGCGCTTCCGGACAAGGATTACGCCTACGCCTCGGAGATCGCCCCGGGCCTTGGCGCCCCTTACCACCAGCACCTCTTCAGCGCCCGGCTGGACATGATGATCGACGGCGACACGAACCGGGTTGAGGAACTGGACCTGGTGCGCCTGCCCAAGGGGCCAGAAAACCCGCACGGCAATGCCTTCACCCAGAAGCGCACGGCGTTGACCCGTGAATCGGAAGCAATCCGCGACGCCGATGGCACCAAGGGAAGGGTGTGGCACATCAGCAACCCGGACTCGTTGAACCACCTCGGCCACCCCGTGGGCTACACCCTCTACCCGGAGGGCAACCCCACGTTGGCCATGGCGGATGATTCCTCCATTGCCTCGCGCGCCGCCTTTGCCAAGCACCACCTGTGGGTCACGCAGCACGCCGAGGACGAACTATACGCCGCCGGTGACTTCGTCAACCAGCACCCCGGAGGCGCCGGGCTTCCCAGCTACGTGGCTCAGGACCGCGACCTTGATGGCCAAGACCTCGTGGTGTGGCACTCCTTTGGCCTGACCCACTTCCCCCGCCCTGAGGACTGGCCCATCATGCCCGTTGATACCACCGGGTTCACGCTGAAGCCGCACGGCTTTTTCGATCAGAACCCCACCTTGAACGTGCCTTCCTCTGCCGCCGGGCACTGCGCCCCTGCGGAGCAAAACGGCGGCTCTTGCGGCCACTAA
- a CDS encoding aldehyde dehydrogenase, with the protein MNTTSTALSFDWHGRADALAVDGRAFVDGRRAAAGTGLTRPTISPIDGRVLAELAACGADDVDLAVAAARRAFPAWARCGAEKRKALLLSLAALMEQHADELALLETLDSGKPILQTTTVDVPGAISTLRWYAEAADKQNGELPAVPPGATALVTREPLGVVAAIVPWNFPLEIAVWKLAPALASGNTVVLKPAEQTSLSVLRLAELAAEAGLPDGVLNIIAGTGREVGAALAHHMDVDALAFTGSTAVSRTLLEASGRSNLKRLSLEAGGKSSNIIFADTSDLPEAAAKAAFGAFYNQGQVCSANSRILVQRDIHDEFASLLADAAAGYRPEDPLAGLDGNGALISSAHADDVEGWIRRGRAEGEVLFGGERREIHGSDAYLEPTLLGGLGADHDVHRDEIFGPVAVLHAFDSEEEAVRLANATDYGLAASVWTSNLSRGHRVAGELLAGTVSVNTVDALGNTTPFGGFKQSGFGRDLSLHAFDNYTAPKTTWIQFG; encoded by the coding sequence ATGAACACCACTTCCACCGCACTTTCCTTCGACTGGCACGGCCGTGCCGACGCCCTGGCCGTGGATGGCAGGGCATTCGTCGACGGCCGGCGGGCAGCGGCCGGCACGGGACTCACCCGTCCCACGATCAGTCCGATTGACGGCCGTGTCCTCGCTGAACTGGCCGCTTGCGGAGCCGATGACGTTGATCTCGCGGTGGCAGCCGCGAGGCGCGCCTTTCCTGCCTGGGCACGATGCGGAGCCGAGAAACGGAAGGCACTGCTGTTGTCCTTGGCAGCCTTGATGGAGCAGCATGCTGATGAACTGGCTCTCTTGGAAACACTGGACAGCGGAAAACCAATACTCCAGACCACTACCGTGGATGTGCCGGGTGCCATCTCCACACTGCGCTGGTATGCGGAAGCGGCGGACAAACAGAATGGCGAATTGCCGGCAGTTCCACCGGGGGCAACCGCGTTGGTGACGCGCGAGCCGCTGGGCGTGGTGGCGGCGATCGTTCCTTGGAATTTCCCGCTGGAAATCGCAGTGTGGAAACTGGCGCCAGCGCTGGCCTCCGGAAACACGGTGGTGCTCAAGCCGGCCGAGCAGACCTCGCTCAGTGTGCTGCGCCTCGCCGAATTGGCTGCAGAAGCGGGGCTCCCGGATGGCGTCCTGAACATCATTGCCGGTACGGGCCGCGAAGTAGGCGCGGCTTTGGCGCACCACATGGACGTTGATGCGCTTGCCTTCACGGGCTCCACTGCCGTTTCCCGCACCCTCTTGGAAGCCTCGGGTCGCAGCAACCTCAAGCGGCTAAGCCTCGAGGCGGGCGGCAAGAGTTCCAACATCATTTTTGCCGATACGTCAGACCTGCCTGAGGCGGCAGCCAAGGCCGCTTTCGGGGCCTTCTACAACCAAGGACAAGTTTGCTCAGCGAACTCCCGGATCCTGGTGCAACGGGACATTCATGACGAGTTTGCTTCCCTGCTTGCGGACGCGGCGGCGGGCTACCGTCCCGAAGATCCTTTGGCCGGATTAGACGGCAATGGTGCCCTGATCAGCAGCGCCCACGCGGACGACGTCGAAGGCTGGATCCGGCGCGGCCGCGCCGAAGGTGAGGTGCTTTTCGGCGGTGAGCGGCGCGAAATCCACGGTTCCGACGCCTATCTGGAACCCACCTTGTTGGGAGGGCTTGGGGCGGATCACGACGTCCACCGGGACGAGATTTTCGGGCCGGTGGCTGTGCTGCACGCTTTCGACTCGGAGGAGGAAGCGGTGCGTTTGGCCAATGCCACGGATTACGGATTAGCCGCGTCCGTATGGACGTCCAACCTGTCCCGCGGGCATCGGGTGGCGGGGGAGCTGTTGGCCGGAACGGTCTCCGTCAACACCGTGGATGCATTGGGAAATACCACTCCGTTCGGGGGCTTCAAGCAGTCCGGATTCGGCCGGGATCTCTCCCTCCACGCCTTCGATAACTACACCGCGCCGAAGACTACGTGGATCCAGTTCGGCTGA
- a CDS encoding APC family permease has product MDQPVASTRLAQEQSKHLQKSLGRFDILLLVVAAVISVEVLGQVSGFGGETFTWTLILAVTFMVPYGLIFAETGGAFTEEGGVYVWTKMAFGRVVAAITSLFTWVTQPVWVGGAMAFVAVETWSEYVGHVDAGSPVDYFFKLLFIWITVTSAIISLKHGKWLPSLGAILKVAFLTFFIIVTMIYGLQHGFNGLDLGFFSPTLAGFLGVTPLLLFSFLGFESGNSAAGEMKNPAKDVPISVARSSMIAAASYLLPILAILLVVPLDQITGIGGLFGAIATVYTVFGPAAEIMLSVSAVVFCFILVSQGAAWMIISDRMQAMAAADGSFFGGFFGRFHPKLGTPIRVNTLSGVVATLFMLAAMQLSGTSSALFGVVLSIAISTFLLSYLMAIPAAVKLRSKYPHVERPFKVPVSDTGFRILGYICFAWILIGSWVAIFPGTLDVLFGLPYDFEATWGVSQFTFEAFALGTLGCILALGLVGYARGKKVRDAVAPVSERAELVND; this is encoded by the coding sequence ATGGATCAGCCAGTAGCCTCAACGCGACTCGCGCAAGAGCAAAGCAAGCATCTGCAAAAATCCCTGGGCCGCTTCGACATTCTGTTGTTGGTGGTTGCGGCCGTCATCTCAGTGGAGGTCCTGGGCCAGGTCTCCGGCTTCGGCGGGGAGACCTTCACCTGGACGCTTATCCTGGCCGTCACGTTCATGGTTCCCTACGGGCTCATCTTTGCCGAGACTGGCGGTGCCTTCACCGAAGAAGGCGGCGTCTACGTGTGGACAAAGATGGCCTTTGGCCGCGTGGTTGCAGCCATCACGTCGCTTTTCACCTGGGTGACGCAGCCCGTGTGGGTGGGCGGCGCCATGGCCTTCGTCGCGGTGGAAACGTGGTCCGAGTATGTGGGCCACGTGGACGCCGGCAGCCCGGTGGATTACTTTTTCAAGCTGCTCTTCATCTGGATCACGGTCACGTCGGCAATCATCAGCCTGAAGCACGGCAAATGGCTGCCCTCGCTGGGAGCCATCCTCAAGGTCGCGTTCCTGACCTTCTTCATCATTGTCACCATGATTTACGGACTGCAGCACGGTTTCAACGGCCTGGACCTGGGCTTCTTCTCGCCAACACTGGCCGGTTTCCTGGGCGTCACTCCGCTGCTGCTGTTCTCCTTCCTTGGTTTCGAGTCCGGGAACAGCGCCGCAGGAGAGATGAAGAACCCGGCCAAGGACGTTCCCATCTCGGTGGCCCGGTCCTCCATGATCGCCGCCGCGAGCTACCTGCTTCCCATCCTTGCCATCCTGCTGGTGGTGCCGCTGGACCAGATCACGGGAATTGGCGGGCTGTTCGGGGCAATCGCCACCGTCTACACGGTCTTTGGTCCTGCAGCTGAGATCATGCTGTCGGTGTCCGCTGTAGTCTTCTGCTTCATCTTGGTCTCGCAGGGTGCTGCCTGGATGATCATCAGCGACCGCATGCAGGCCATGGCTGCGGCGGACGGCTCCTTCTTCGGCGGATTCTTTGGCCGCTTCCATCCCAAGCTGGGCACACCAATCCGCGTCAATACGCTCTCCGGAGTGGTGGCCACGCTGTTCATGCTCGCGGCCATGCAGCTCAGCGGCACCAGCAGCGCACTGTTCGGGGTGGTCCTCTCCATCGCAATCTCGACCTTCCTGCTCAGCTACCTCATGGCAATCCCGGCAGCAGTGAAGCTCCGGAGCAAGTACCCCCATGTTGAGCGGCCGTTCAAGGTGCCGGTCTCCGATACAGGTTTCCGTATCCTCGGGTACATCTGCTTCGCGTGGATCCTCATCGGGTCCTGGGTAGCCATCTTCCCGGGCACACTGGATGTGCTCTTCGGCCTGCCGTACGACTTCGAGGCAACGTGGGGCGTCTCGCAGTTCACCTTCGAAGCCTTTGCCCTCGGCACCCTCGGATGCATCCTGGCCCTGGGACTCGTGGGATATGCACGCGGCAAGAAGGTGCGGGATGCGGTAGCGCCGGTCAGTGAAAGGGCCGAGCTGGTCAACGACTAA
- a CDS encoding MFS transporter, with protein sequence MTVTHRRDLSTSPEPTAGTEPISGQKDPKKAAMSGWIGSALEYYDFALYSLAATLLFPTIFFPTENPTVGIIASLATYAVGYVSRPLGAVILGAYGDRHGRKKVLVFAMLLMGFATFAVGLLPTYGQVGLLAPVLLVILRLIQGFAVAGELGGASAMIVEHSPDAKRGFFASFSLQGTQVGSILATAVLIPLAALLPDEEFHSWGWRLPFLLSAVVIIAGYVIRRRVEEPPAYLAQSDDATAKRRFPLVDLLRTHPWVLVRCVIMTFTNVIGMATLIFGVSFATQKGYGIGFSSSEFLWVTMAANVAAVLTIPLFGALSDKIGRRSLMVAGGIAGGLLTVGYLWAIEQRSLPLVFVCVVIVQGILFQMWNATFATFFQEQFPMRMRVTGFAVSQNIGLMIASFFPSLFTAIAPPGSANIPLVIGMTTFGICLVSAVATLLSSDTKGKSLEDLETR encoded by the coding sequence GTGACAGTCACGCACCGGAGGGATCTCAGCACCTCCCCCGAACCCACTGCCGGGACCGAACCAATCAGCGGCCAGAAAGATCCAAAGAAAGCCGCCATGAGCGGTTGGATCGGGAGCGCCCTTGAGTACTACGACTTCGCCCTGTACTCACTGGCCGCTACGCTCCTGTTCCCCACCATCTTCTTCCCCACGGAGAACCCCACCGTCGGCATCATCGCCTCCCTGGCCACGTATGCCGTGGGGTATGTTTCCCGGCCGCTCGGCGCTGTGATCCTAGGCGCTTACGGCGACAGGCACGGGCGCAAGAAAGTGCTCGTTTTCGCGATGCTGCTCATGGGCTTCGCTACTTTCGCCGTCGGCCTCCTGCCCACGTACGGACAGGTGGGACTTCTCGCCCCCGTCCTCTTGGTGATCCTCCGCCTGATCCAGGGATTCGCCGTCGCCGGTGAACTCGGTGGCGCCAGTGCCATGATCGTGGAGCACTCCCCCGACGCGAAGCGCGGCTTCTTCGCCAGCTTCAGCCTGCAAGGTACGCAAGTAGGATCCATCCTGGCCACAGCTGTCCTGATTCCGCTCGCCGCCCTCCTCCCTGACGAGGAGTTCCACTCATGGGGTTGGCGTTTGCCGTTCCTGCTCAGCGCCGTGGTGATCATCGCAGGCTATGTCATCCGCCGCCGCGTGGAAGAGCCGCCGGCATACTTGGCCCAGTCCGACGACGCCACCGCTAAACGGCGCTTCCCCTTGGTAGACCTCCTGCGCACCCACCCCTGGGTTCTGGTCCGTTGCGTCATCATGACCTTCACCAATGTCATCGGCATGGCCACGCTCATCTTCGGCGTCTCCTTCGCCACCCAAAAGGGTTACGGCATCGGATTCTCCAGCAGTGAGTTCCTCTGGGTGACCATGGCCGCCAACGTGGCCGCAGTGCTGACCATCCCGCTGTTCGGCGCCCTATCCGACAAGATCGGCCGGCGTTCCCTGATGGTGGCCGGTGGCATCGCCGGGGGTTTGCTGACCGTGGGCTACCTGTGGGCGATCGAACAACGCAGCCTGCCCCTGGTGTTCGTCTGCGTCGTGATCGTGCAGGGCATCCTCTTCCAAATGTGGAACGCCACCTTTGCCACGTTCTTCCAGGAGCAGTTCCCCATGCGGATGAGGGTCACCGGCTTCGCCGTCTCCCAAAACATCGGCCTCATGATCGCTTCCTTCTTCCCCAGCCTGTTCACGGCGATCGCTCCCCCGGGCTCAGCCAACATCCCCCTGGTCATCGGCATGACCACGTTTGGCATCTGCCTCGTCTCAGCCGTGGCAACCCTCTTGTCCTCGGACACCAAGGGCAAGTCGCTCGAGGACCTCGAAACCCGCTAG
- a CDS encoding alpha/beta fold hydrolase: MGFIKVGTENTTDIELYFEDHGTGQPVVLIHGYPLDGGSWEKQTAALLTAGYRVITYDRRGFGKSSKPTTGYDYDTFAADLNTILETLDLNDAVLVGFSMGTGEVGRYIGTYGETRIAKAAFLASLEPFLLQTGDNPTGVPSSVFDGIRSAAIEDRYAWFTNFYNDFFNTNNFLGNRLSEEALRNSWNVAAGSSWYASFAVVDSWLTDFRSDIEKVTVPSLIVHGTDDRILPIDATGREFTKRLPSAEYVEIEDAPHGMLWTHGAEINDILLRFLAK; encoded by the coding sequence ATGGGCTTCATCAAGGTCGGCACGGAGAACACCACGGACATTGAGCTCTACTTTGAAGACCACGGAACAGGTCAGCCTGTTGTCCTGATCCACGGCTACCCATTGGATGGCGGCTCTTGGGAAAAGCAAACGGCAGCCCTCCTCACCGCCGGCTATCGCGTGATCACCTACGATCGCCGCGGCTTCGGCAAATCCAGCAAGCCAACCACCGGCTACGACTACGACACTTTCGCAGCCGACCTCAACACCATCCTTGAAACCCTGGACCTGAATGATGCAGTACTGGTGGGCTTCTCCATGGGAACCGGGGAAGTTGGACGCTACATCGGCACGTACGGCGAGACCCGCATCGCCAAGGCCGCATTCCTCGCCTCCCTCGAACCCTTCCTTCTCCAGACCGGCGACAACCCCACCGGCGTTCCGTCGTCAGTCTTCGACGGCATCCGCAGCGCCGCGATCGAGGACCGCTACGCCTGGTTCACCAACTTCTACAACGACTTCTTCAACACCAATAACTTCCTGGGCAACCGCCTCAGCGAAGAAGCCCTGCGGAACTCCTGGAACGTGGCCGCCGGCTCGTCCTGGTACGCCTCCTTCGCAGTAGTGGATTCCTGGCTCACCGATTTCCGCTCAGACATCGAGAAGGTCACCGTCCCGTCACTGATCGTCCACGGCACCGACGACCGCATCCTGCCAATCGATGCCACCGGCCGCGAATTCACCAAGCGCCTCCCTTCTGCCGAGTACGTGGAAATCGAAGACGCACCGCACGGCATGCTGTGGACGCACGGCGCTGAAATCAACGACATCCTGCTGCGCTTCCTGGCCAAATAG
- a CDS encoding TetR/AcrR family transcriptional regulator, with product MDISELRERIVATADELYNAKGIQAVGMDELRSAAGVSLKKLYGEFPSKGSIVMAVLERRHQSWTEGLDATVQEAGTPQERLLAIFDYLAGWFCQDSFRGCGFINSFAELGAISPEVAEYARKHKESFQEYVARLAAEAGAPAYLAPQLAILAEGAQTTAAIAGTSDAAGQARQAAEVLIDAALSAVSTP from the coding sequence ATGGATATTTCCGAGCTTCGCGAACGCATCGTTGCCACTGCCGACGAGCTCTATAACGCCAAGGGAATCCAAGCCGTTGGCATGGATGAACTCCGCTCGGCGGCAGGGGTCTCACTGAAGAAGCTCTACGGAGAATTTCCCTCAAAGGGCAGCATCGTCATGGCCGTGCTTGAGCGCCGGCATCAGTCCTGGACTGAAGGGCTTGACGCAACAGTCCAGGAAGCGGGGACACCGCAGGAGCGGCTCCTCGCCATCTTTGACTACCTGGCGGGATGGTTCTGTCAGGACTCATTCCGTGGTTGCGGCTTCATCAACAGCTTCGCTGAACTGGGTGCCATCAGCCCCGAGGTCGCAGAGTATGCGCGGAAGCATAAGGAATCGTTCCAGGAATATGTGGCGCGACTGGCGGCAGAGGCCGGCGCCCCGGCCTACTTGGCGCCGCAACTAGCCATCCTCGCGGAAGGAGCCCAGACTACGGCGGCCATCGCTGGAACATCCGATGCCGCCGGGCAGGCGCGGCAAGCAGCCGAAGTCCTGATCGACGCAGCACTGAGTGCGGTTTCGACCCCGTAG
- a CDS encoding cation:proton antiporter, translating to MFEVPSILFLSAGVAVLAAAVLPKLLRNMPLSMPMVFLGSGILAFTLLPDLPDPDPVLHADFTTHLTEVCVIISLMGAGLALDRPFRWRGWSTTWRLLGIVMPLCILVMTLLGLWVLGLGLAAAILVAAAIAPTDPVLASEVQVGKPADAEDDPDEDEVRFALTSEAGLNDGLAFPFVYLAILISLVGASPSAWLGEWVGLDVLWRIAVGILLGFGTGKLLSLIFFSAKVKSFRLSDHSEGFVALAATFLAYGVTELVEGYGFIAVFICAVTIRSSERHHAYHQVLHSYVEQLERLMTIAILVLLGGAIARGLLEGIGWVELLVALVFLLVVRPLTGWLGLMGGKTGPRERLAISYFGIRGIGSLYYVGYALTHGNFDAEARELWALIALVVTLSIVVHGATTAPLMNRLDRLRLAAARNQHGDEGRAPTTAV from the coding sequence GTGTTTGAAGTCCCCAGCATCTTGTTCCTCTCGGCAGGCGTTGCGGTATTAGCCGCGGCAGTTCTGCCGAAATTGCTTCGCAATATGCCGCTTTCCATGCCCATGGTCTTTCTGGGCAGCGGAATTCTGGCTTTCACCTTGCTTCCAGACTTGCCAGACCCGGACCCTGTCCTGCACGCAGATTTTACGACGCACCTGACCGAAGTCTGCGTCATCATTTCCCTCATGGGTGCCGGACTGGCCCTGGATAGACCCTTCCGTTGGCGTGGATGGTCCACTACCTGGCGTCTGCTCGGAATCGTCATGCCATTGTGCATTCTGGTGATGACGCTGCTCGGGCTGTGGGTGTTGGGACTTGGCCTTGCCGCGGCCATCCTGGTGGCCGCGGCAATTGCCCCCACAGACCCAGTGCTTGCCTCCGAAGTCCAAGTGGGAAAACCTGCGGACGCTGAGGATGACCCGGACGAGGACGAGGTCCGCTTCGCCTTGACCTCCGAGGCGGGGTTGAATGATGGGCTTGCCTTCCCGTTTGTGTACCTGGCCATCCTCATCAGCCTCGTGGGGGCGTCTCCGAGTGCCTGGTTGGGGGAGTGGGTTGGCCTGGACGTTCTGTGGCGAATAGCTGTGGGTATCCTGCTCGGTTTCGGTACCGGCAAACTCCTTAGCCTGATCTTCTTCTCCGCCAAGGTCAAAAGCTTCCGGTTGTCGGATCACTCCGAGGGCTTCGTGGCGCTCGCTGCCACTTTCCTTGCGTATGGAGTGACTGAACTGGTGGAAGGCTATGGATTCATCGCCGTCTTCATCTGCGCTGTGACCATCCGCTCCTCTGAGCGCCACCACGCATACCACCAGGTTCTCCACAGTTACGTAGAGCAGCTCGAGCGCCTCATGACCATTGCGATCCTGGTTCTCCTTGGCGGTGCCATAGCCCGTGGGCTCTTGGAGGGGATCGGTTGGGTGGAGCTGTTGGTGGCTTTGGTGTTCCTCTTGGTGGTCCGCCCGTTGACTGGATGGCTCGGGTTGATGGGTGGCAAGACCGGTCCGCGGGAACGCCTGGCCATCTCCTACTTCGGCATCCGCGGGATCGGCTCACTCTATTACGTGGGATACGCGCTGACGCACGGAAACTTCGACGCCGAGGCGCGCGAGCTTTGGGCCTTGATCGCGTTGGTGGTGACGCTGTCCATTGTGGTGCACGGGGCCACCACTGCGCCGCTGATGAATCGTCTGGACCGGCTTCGGCTCGCCGCGGCACGCAATCAGCATGGCGACGAAGGCCGGGCGCCCACAACCGCCGTTTAG